Genomic DNA from Acidobacteriota bacterium:
TCTGTGCCATGGCATCAGCCCCCCAGTAGAGTGGCCGCGCCAGCACCGCGACGCGGCAGGCTCGTAATCTGTCGATGGAGTCAGTGCTCTTCTAGTACTCTGAGAACGTCTCGGGCACAAGACGGGTAAGACGACGATAGGGGTCCCTTGAAGCGGAAATCCTTGCGTATTTCATCATTTGCGAGCAGACCACCGACATCGTTGGTTCGCGAGATTCACTGTTCGCACAACGGAACGCCGGTGCTCGAAACGGCCTTCCGCCTCCGCTTCTGAAAGAGCAGGTTCCCTGAAATAACAAGCCCGCCCCGGTTCGATGCATTAGCGATACACCTGAGTATTTCCAGATGTTTGAAGAGAATCGGTGTCCGGACCCGTCGAGGCGGCAGCTGTTGATGGTCTTCGACTCGGCTACGATCAGCGGATTGTCAGCAACCCTCGTCGGTGGTGCCATCGCAGTTATTGTCGATACCGTCACACACTTCCGTTTCTCCGGGGTTCGCCTCTGGCTCGTCGTCGTCGCAGTCATTGCCGGCTGTGACGCCGTCAGGGGGATTCTCGTCGCCATACTCGTCGTCGTCGTCGTCCTTCATACACGCGCTTGCATTGTCGTCCGGTGCGGCGCCGACAAAGGTGGTCGCGGACGAATCGTCACAGTCGGTGTTGTCGTCGGCTTCGCCTGAGGTGTTGTTGCAGTTGAGATCGTCACCGGTTATCACCGTGCTGCTGCCGTAGGTATCGGTATCGGTGTCCTGATAGCAATCGTCAAATGTGTCGCAGTCCTGATCGATACCGTCGGCCACGGTCTCGGTGTTGCCGGGGTACTTACCCGCGTTCTCGTCGTCGCAATCGGTACCGGCCGTGTGGGACCAGCCACCGTCGGGAGCCTGGCTGTCGCTGCACGGTGTCAGCCCATTCGCTGCAGCCAGATCGCAGGCCGCCACGGATGTCGAACGGTGCGACCCGTCGTTGTCGCAATCGGCGTACCAGACCTGGCCGGGGAATTCGGCACTGTCGCCGTCGTCGCAATCGGTAC
This window encodes:
- a CDS encoding putative metal-binding motif-containing protein, yielding TPCSDSQAPDGGWSHTAGTDCDDENAGKYPGNTETVADSIDQDCDTFDDCYQDTDTDTYGSTTVITGDDLNCNNTSGEADDSTDCDDGDSAEFPGQVWYADCDNDGSHRSTSVAACDLAAANGLTPCSDSQAPDGGWSHTAGTDCDDENAGKYPGNTETVADGIDQDCDTFDDCYQDTDTDTYGSSTVITGDDLNCNNTSGEADDNTDCDDSSATTFVGAAPDDNASACMKDDDDDEYGDENPPDGVTAGNDCDDDEPEANPGETEVCDGIDNNCDGTTDEGC